In Oncorhynchus clarkii lewisi isolate Uvic-CL-2024 chromosome 2, UVic_Ocla_1.0, whole genome shotgun sequence, one DNA window encodes the following:
- the LOC139365458 gene encoding deoxyribonuclease-2-alpha-like isoform X2, with amino-acid sequence MIVDFRKQQREHPPPPPIHIDGTVVEKVERFKFLGVHITDKLKWSTHTDSVVKKAQQCLFNLRRLKKFGLSPKTLTNFYRCTIDSILSGYITTWYGNCSAHNRKAVQRVVRSAQHIIGGKLPALQDTYTTQCHKKAEKIIKDNNHPSHCLFTPLSSRRQGEQLQINQPNVYDCGVPASLASLVPALADVCNNSQGQMAYSSLPHTQPASNRSVSLTSLGGTEFISFAKGRSFNNELYHSWVAPSLQSDLLVQFWIRSTGILPSDCSLGWKVLDIQLISPGGRITFKASNDHSKWAVSTTGGGVDGAAGWVCVGDINRNEAEEKRGGGTVCLQDATVWKAYRTAALECEMCGGGTSGCDVDVEDARHYQGDMKQ; translated from the exons atgatcgtggacttcaggaaacagcagagggagcaccccccccccccccctatccacatcgacgggacagtagtggagaaggtggaacgttttaagttcctcggcgtacacattacggacaaactgaaatggtccacccacacagacagcgtggtgaagaaggcgcaacagtgcctcttcaacctcaggaggctgaagaaatttggcttgtcaccaaaaacactcacaaacttttacagatgcacaatcgatagcatcctgtcgggctatatcaccacctggtacggcaactgctccgcccacaaccgtaaggctgtccagagggtagtgaggtctgcacaacacatcatcgggggcaaactacctgctctccaggacacctacaccacccaatgtcacaagaaggccgaaaagatcatcaaggacaacaaccacccgagccactgcctgttcaccccgctatcatccagaaggcaag GAGAGCAGTTGCAGATCAACCAGCCCAATGTGTATGACTGTGGTGTCCCTGCTTCCTTGGCCTCTCTGGTGCCCGCACTGGCTGACGTCTGTAACAACAGCCAAGGGCAGATGGCCTATAGCAGCTTACCGCACACCCAACCCGCATCCAATCGCAGCGTGTCCCTCACCTCATTGGGTGGAACCGAGTTCATCAGCTTTGCCAAGGGGAGATCATTCAATAATG AACTGTACCACTCCTGGGtggctccctccctccagtcagACCTCCTAGTCCAGTTCTGGATCCGCTCCACTGGCATCCTGCCCTCTGACTGCTCCCTGGGCTGGAAGGTCCTGGACATCCAGCTTATCTCCCCAGGCGGGAGGATCACCTTCAAGGCCTCCAACGACCACTCCAAGTGGGCCGTGAGTACCACCGGGGGTGGGGTGGATGGAGCTgctggctgggtgtgtgtgggcGACATCAACCGGAACGaggctgaggagaagagagggggcggGACAGTGTGCCTGCAGGACGCCACGGTGTGGAAGGCCTATCGGACAGCGGCGCTGGAGTGTGAGATGTGCGGGGGAGGGACTAGCGGGTGTGATGTGGACGTAGAGGATGCAAGGCACTACCAGGGAGATATGAAGCAGTAA
- the LOC139365458 gene encoding deoxyribonuclease-2-alpha-like isoform X1, which produces MLSLVLLILFQPGEGGTSPISCYNDQGEAVDWFYLYKLPHVDREFPNDGQSYLLMDKGSEGWTDGEVLVNDSTGALGRTVGQLYEQGKNEDIAYILYNDQRPPEEGERGFGFLSSRGGHTKGVVLLDKTQGYWLVHSTPHFPPVKEMGQYSYPGSGVHNGQNFICVTYPLERFQAIGEQLQINQPNVYDCGVPASLASLVPALADVCNNSQGQMAYSSLPHTQPASNRSVSLTSLGGTEFISFAKGRSFNNELYHSWVAPSLQSDLLVQFWIRSTGILPSDCSLGWKVLDIQLISPGGRITFKASNDHSKWAVSTTGGGVDGAAGWVCVGDINRNEAEEKRGGGTVCLQDATVWKAYRTAALECEMCGGGTSGCDVDVEDARHYQGDMKQ; this is translated from the exons ATGTTGTCACTTGTCCTGCTGATCCTGTTTCAACCAGGAGAGGGAGGCACCTCACCTATCTCCTGTTACAATGATCAAGGGGAAGCTGTTGACTG GTTCTATCTCTACAAACTCCCCCATGTTGATCGTGAATTTCCCAACGATGGACAGAGTTATCTACTGATGGACAAAGGGAGCGAGGGATGGACGGATGGAGAAGTGTTGGTGAATGACAGCACTGGAGCCCTGGGGAGGACAGTGGGCCAGCTGTATGAGCAGGGGAAG AATGAAGACATTGCATACATCCTGTATAATGACCAGAGACCACccgaggagggagaaagaggattTGGTTTCCTTAGTAGCCGAGGTGGCCACACAAAAG gtGTTGTCTTATTGGACAAGACACAGGGCTACTGGTTGGTCCACAGCACCCCTCATTTCCCCCCTGTAAAGGAAATGGGGCAATATTCCTACCCAGGTAGTGGTGTACATAACGGACAGAACTTCATCTGTGTGACCTACCCACTGGAACGCTTTCAGGCCATTG GAGAGCAGTTGCAGATCAACCAGCCCAATGTGTATGACTGTGGTGTCCCTGCTTCCTTGGCCTCTCTGGTGCCCGCACTGGCTGACGTCTGTAACAACAGCCAAGGGCAGATGGCCTATAGCAGCTTACCGCACACCCAACCCGCATCCAATCGCAGCGTGTCCCTCACCTCATTGGGTGGAACCGAGTTCATCAGCTTTGCCAAGGGGAGATCATTCAATAATG AACTGTACCACTCCTGGGtggctccctccctccagtcagACCTCCTAGTCCAGTTCTGGATCCGCTCCACTGGCATCCTGCCCTCTGACTGCTCCCTGGGCTGGAAGGTCCTGGACATCCAGCTTATCTCCCCAGGCGGGAGGATCACCTTCAAGGCCTCCAACGACCACTCCAAGTGGGCCGTGAGTACCACCGGGGGTGGGGTGGATGGAGCTgctggctgggtgtgtgtgggcGACATCAACCGGAACGaggctgaggagaagagagggggcggGACAGTGTGCCTGCAGGACGCCACGGTGTGGAAGGCCTATCGGACAGCGGCGCTGGAGTGTGAGATGTGCGGGGGAGGGACTAGCGGGTGTGATGTGGACGTAGAGGATGCAAGGCACTACCAGGGAGATATGAAGCAGTAA